In the genome of Pseudomonas sp. HS6, one region contains:
- a CDS encoding PLP-dependent aminotransferase family protein produces MPRSRYKTLVDTYAADIRAGRLLPGTRLPTHRQLAASEGLALVTASRVYAELEAMGLVSGEAGRGTFVRETSLPPGHSIDQKDVAVGMVDLNFNYPSLPGQAELLRTALRQLALSGDLEALLRYQPHAGRVHERASVARHLQTRGLKVDAEQVLIVNGAQQGLAVALMALFKPGDVIAADALTYSGFKVLAEALHLEVVAIPVTDHGPDLPALERLCRSRSVRAVYSMPTLHNPLGWVMPLDQREQLVAIARRHDLTIIEDAAYAFLVDNPPPPLADLAAERTIYVSGLSKNIATGLRVGFIAAPLQTVPALERIIRATTWNTPGVMTAIACGWLDDGTVTLLEAQKRHDARARQVLAGEILKDIVHIGHPSSYFLWLPLPEDARADQVVVELMQQQIAVSIAEPFVVSAHVPHAIRIALGSVDMDVLRQALIKVRQVVGAYR; encoded by the coding sequence ATGCCGCGCTCCCGTTACAAGACGCTCGTTGATACCTACGCCGCCGACATTCGCGCCGGCCGTTTGCTACCCGGTACGCGTTTGCCGACCCATCGACAACTGGCCGCCAGCGAAGGGCTGGCGCTGGTCACGGCGTCGCGGGTGTACGCGGAGCTTGAGGCGATGGGCCTGGTCAGCGGCGAAGCAGGGCGGGGCACGTTCGTGCGTGAGACGTCATTGCCGCCGGGGCACAGCATCGATCAGAAAGACGTGGCGGTCGGCATGGTCGACCTCAATTTCAACTACCCATCGTTGCCCGGTCAGGCCGAGTTACTGCGAACGGCACTGCGGCAATTGGCGCTGTCCGGTGACCTCGAAGCGCTGCTGCGCTATCAACCCCACGCGGGTCGGGTACACGAGCGCGCCTCGGTCGCCCGGCATTTACAAACCCGTGGCCTGAAGGTCGATGCCGAGCAAGTACTGATCGTCAACGGCGCGCAACAGGGGCTGGCCGTCGCGCTGATGGCGTTGTTCAAACCCGGTGACGTCATTGCCGCCGATGCGTTGACCTATTCCGGCTTCAAGGTGCTGGCCGAAGCGTTGCACCTGGAAGTGGTGGCGATTCCGGTAACCGATCACGGGCCGGATTTGCCGGCGCTGGAAAGACTCTGTCGCAGCCGCTCGGTACGTGCCGTGTACAGCATGCCGACCCTGCACAATCCGCTTGGCTGGGTCATGCCTCTTGATCAGCGCGAACAGCTGGTGGCGATTGCCCGACGTCATGATCTGACGATCATCGAAGACGCGGCCTACGCGTTTTTGGTCGATAACCCGCCGCCACCGTTGGCCGATCTGGCAGCGGAGCGGACGATTTACGTTTCGGGGCTCTCGAAAAACATCGCCACCGGCCTGCGCGTCGGCTTCATCGCCGCGCCGCTGCAAACCGTCCCGGCCCTTGAGCGAATCATCCGCGCCACCACCTGGAACACCCCGGGCGTCATGACTGCCATTGCCTGCGGCTGGCTCGACGACGGCACTGTCACCTTGCTCGAAGCGCAAAAACGCCACGACGCTCGTGCACGTCAGGTGCTGGCGGGCGAGATACTCAAAGACATCGTGCACATTGGCCATCCGTCCTCGTATTTCCTCTGGCTGCCATTGCCGGAGGACGCCCGCGCCGATCAGGTCGTGGTCGAATTGATGCAGCAGCAAATTGCAGTATCGATCGCCGAACCGTTCGTGGTTTCGGCGCACGTCCCCCATGCGATCCGGATTGCGCTGGGCTCGGTGGACATGGATGTGCTGCGTCAGGCGCTGATAAAAGTCCGGCAGGTTGTGGGCGCCTATCGTTAG
- a CDS encoding LysR substrate-binding domain-containing protein codes for MDKVRHVPSLQAMQALVEVARCGSFTLAAQTLCLTQSAVSRQIQQLESHFNVALFVRTSRNLHLTPEGEQVLASARSIFEQLKTLEVRLTPQKRPFRIRMHVSLAVRWLLPRLSDFYLRHPEVSLAIETVATEVVEPTGDSDAYILYLPTASSDPDCLTLFQETLVPVCAPNLAGAMRSMEALLRFPLLHRSVDRQAWIEWLAANDGKPLEDYRHIPFNLDELALDAAARGLGVAVTDMTLAAESIERGVLVVPFGEPLKTGGIYSLCLQPSAASHPACGVVMGWFAGQAEREN; via the coding sequence ATGGATAAAGTTCGCCACGTTCCGTCCTTGCAAGCCATGCAGGCGCTGGTCGAAGTCGCCCGATGCGGCAGCTTCACCCTGGCTGCGCAAACGTTGTGCCTGACACAAAGCGCCGTGAGCCGGCAGATCCAGCAACTGGAAAGTCACTTCAACGTGGCGCTGTTCGTGCGCACCAGCCGCAACCTGCACCTGACGCCGGAAGGCGAGCAGGTGTTGGCCAGTGCACGGAGCATTTTCGAGCAACTGAAAACCCTCGAAGTACGCCTCACGCCGCAGAAACGTCCGTTCCGCATTCGCATGCACGTGTCGCTGGCGGTGCGCTGGTTGCTGCCCAGACTCAGCGACTTTTATCTGCGCCATCCTGAGGTTTCGCTGGCCATCGAAACCGTCGCCACCGAAGTCGTCGAACCGACCGGCGACAGCGATGCCTACATCCTTTACTTGCCGACAGCATCAAGCGATCCGGATTGCCTGACGCTGTTTCAGGAAACCCTGGTGCCGGTGTGCGCCCCGAATCTGGCCGGAGCAATGCGTTCAATGGAAGCGTTGCTGCGCTTCCCGCTCCTGCATCGCTCGGTAGATCGCCAGGCATGGATCGAATGGCTGGCCGCGAACGACGGCAAACCGCTGGAAGATTACCGGCACATCCCGTTCAACCTCGATGAACTGGCACTGGATGCGGCGGCACGGGGATTGGGAGTGGCTGTGACGGACATGACGCTGGCGGCAGAATCCATCGAGCGTGGCGTGCTGGTGGTGCCATTCGGGGAACCGCTGAAAACCGGGGGAATTTACTCATTGTGCTTGCAGCCGTCAGCGGCTTCGCATCCGGCGTGTGGGGTGGTGATGGGCTGGTTCGCGGGGCAGGCCGAACGGGAGAATTGA
- a CDS encoding c-type cytochrome → MKKRALLTFALILNAGLLSTPSLAAGDAEAGGKIFPRLCGGCHQVGESARPGFGPELNGIIGRPAGTSANYVYSDAMKNSGVTWNRETLTAYLKDPKGVVPGTRMIFWGLSDEEKIDNLLAYLQTFPNQ, encoded by the coding sequence ATGAAAAAACGCGCCTTACTGACCTTCGCCCTGATCCTCAACGCAGGCCTGCTCAGCACGCCCTCCCTGGCGGCGGGCGACGCCGAGGCCGGCGGCAAAATCTTCCCGCGCCTGTGCGGCGGCTGCCACCAGGTCGGCGAATCCGCCCGCCCCGGATTCGGCCCGGAACTCAACGGCATCATCGGCCGCCCGGCCGGGACCTCGGCGAACTACGTGTACTCGGACGCGATGAAAAACTCCGGCGTGACCTGGAACCGTGAAACGCTGACGGCGTATCTGAAAGACCCGAAGGGCGTGGTCCCGGGGACGCGGATGATCTTCTGGGGGCTGAGTGATGAGGAGAAGATCGATAATTTGTTGGCGTATCTTCAGACTTTCCCCAATCAGTGA
- a CDS encoding DMT family transporter → MERTTNLPAPTLEKTSGWINGFIGVVIFSGSLPATRLAVLEFDPVFLTVIRATIAGVLALCLLWLFRERRPTRDQWFSLLIVALGVVVGFPLLTALALQYVTSAHSIVFVGLLPLATAIFGVLRGGERPRPVFWIFSVLGSSLVVGFAVSQGLTASPTGDLLMLAAILACGLGYAEGAKLSRTLGGWQVICWALVLALPVMAVLSVWRAPASFSGISVSAWMCLAYVSLFSMLIGFVFWYRGLAQGGIAAVGQLQLLQPFFGLALAATLLHEQVSAGMLAVTLGVILCVAGAKKFAK, encoded by the coding sequence ATGGAACGAACCACGAATCTGCCCGCGCCAACCCTGGAAAAAACCAGTGGCTGGATCAACGGTTTCATCGGCGTCGTGATTTTCAGCGGTTCGCTGCCGGCCACGCGGTTGGCGGTGCTGGAATTCGACCCGGTGTTCCTCACCGTCATCCGCGCCACCATCGCCGGAGTCTTGGCGCTGTGCCTGTTATGGCTGTTTCGCGAACGACGGCCGACGCGGGATCAGTGGTTCTCGTTGTTGATCGTGGCGTTGGGCGTGGTCGTGGGTTTCCCGTTATTGACCGCCCTTGCGCTGCAATACGTGACGTCGGCGCATTCCATTGTGTTTGTAGGATTGCTGCCGCTGGCGACAGCGATTTTCGGCGTGTTGCGCGGCGGTGAGCGCCCGCGCCCGGTGTTCTGGATCTTTTCGGTGCTGGGCAGTTCGCTGGTGGTCGGTTTTGCGGTTTCACAAGGACTGACCGCCTCGCCCACCGGCGATCTGTTGATGCTCGCGGCGATTCTCGCCTGCGGTCTCGGTTATGCCGAAGGCGCAAAACTGTCGCGCACCCTTGGTGGCTGGCAGGTGATCTGCTGGGCGCTGGTGCTGGCGTTGCCGGTGATGGCCGTGCTGAGTGTGTGGCGGGCGCCCGCCTCGTTCAGCGGCATCAGCGTGTCGGCGTGGATGTGTCTGGCTTACGTTTCGCTGTTCAGCATGCTGATCGGTTTTGTGTTCTGGTATCGCGGGCTGGCTCAGGGCGGGATTGCGGCGGTCGGACAGTTGCAGTTGTTGCAGCCGTTCTTCGGTTTGGCGCTGGCGGCGACGCTGCTGCATGAGCAGGTCAGCGCCGGCATGCTGGCGGTTACGCTGGGCGTGATCCTGTGCGTGGCCGGGGCGAAGAAATTCGCCAAATAA
- a CDS encoding carboxymuconolactone decarboxylase family protein: protein MSRIVPVSLETATDATRPTLEGVQKKIGFLPNLFKTLATAPVALDAYVQISATLGKTSLSAKEKEAVYLATSQVNGCDYCLAAHTLFASKAGLAAEEIIEARHGRLNAFAALAHQLTETRGHLSDEQINTARAAGIDDKKIIEVIAIVAAQTLTNYLNNVALTDIDFPAIENPA, encoded by the coding sequence ATGAGCCGCATCGTTCCTGTCAGCCTCGAAACCGCCACCGACGCCACTCGCCCGACGCTTGAAGGCGTGCAGAAAAAAATCGGTTTCTTGCCCAACCTGTTCAAGACCCTGGCCACTGCGCCTGTCGCGCTGGATGCCTACGTGCAAATCTCGGCCACGCTGGGCAAGACGTCCCTGAGCGCCAAGGAGAAAGAAGCGGTGTACCTCGCCACGTCGCAGGTCAACGGTTGCGATTACTGCCTGGCGGCGCACACCTTGTTCGCCAGCAAGGCCGGGCTTGCAGCAGAAGAAATCATCGAAGCGCGCCACGGCCGGTTGAATGCCTTCGCCGCCCTCGCCCATCAACTGACGGAAACCCGTGGTCACCTGAGCGATGAACAGATCAACACCGCCCGCGCTGCCGGCATTGACGACAAGAAGATCATCGAAGTGATCGCCATCGTCGCCGCGCAGACCCTGACCAACTACCTCAACAACGTGGCGCTGACCGACATCGATTTCCCGGCGATCGAAAATCCAGCGTAA
- a CDS encoding AraC family transcriptional regulator, with product MDRLSTLLSHFGVNAGTFHSGTFCGISAYGGDQVCGHVHLLQAGQVLLKPGNEPELSLNEPTLIFFPRPFAHRLFADEAMNTQLVCASLTFDGGAGNALAAALPDYLVLKLADLPEMASTLDWLFKEAFDGHCGREAVMDRLFELLVILLLRHLISSRDQQPGMMAGLADPKISRALSLMHDQPAKAWSVAELASAANLSRAGFAEHFRRVVGQTPVDYLVNWRISLAQKRLREGRPIALIAEEVGYESPSALARAFRRKTGLSPREWKAGVS from the coding sequence ATGGATCGCTTGTCTACGTTGCTCAGTCACTTCGGCGTCAATGCCGGCACCTTCCACAGCGGCACCTTCTGCGGCATCAGTGCCTACGGCGGCGATCAGGTGTGCGGGCATGTGCATTTGCTGCAGGCCGGGCAAGTGCTGCTCAAACCGGGGAATGAACCGGAGCTCAGCCTCAATGAACCGACACTGATTTTCTTCCCCCGGCCGTTTGCCCACCGATTGTTCGCTGACGAGGCAATGAACACGCAACTGGTGTGCGCCTCGCTGACCTTCGACGGCGGCGCGGGCAATGCGCTGGCGGCGGCGCTGCCGGATTATCTGGTGCTGAAACTCGCCGACCTTCCCGAGATGGCCAGCACTCTTGACTGGTTGTTCAAAGAAGCGTTCGACGGCCATTGCGGGCGCGAAGCGGTGATGGATCGGTTGTTCGAGCTGCTGGTGATTCTGCTGCTGCGGCATCTCATCAGCAGTCGCGACCAGCAGCCAGGCATGATGGCGGGGCTGGCCGATCCGAAGATTTCCCGTGCGTTGAGCCTGATGCACGACCAACCGGCCAAGGCTTGGAGTGTCGCCGAACTGGCGAGCGCCGCCAACCTGTCCCGCGCCGGTTTTGCCGAACACTTTCGGCGAGTGGTGGGGCAGACGCCGGTGGATTATCTGGTGAACTGGCGGATCAGCCTCGCGCAGAAACGCCTGCGCGAAGGCCGACCGATCGCGCTGATCGCCGAAGAGGTCGGCTATGAAAGCCCTTCTGCGCTGGCCCGGGCGTTTCGGCGCAAGACCGGGCTCAGCCCACGGGAGTGGAAGGCTGGAGTGAGCTGA
- a CDS encoding FAD-binding oxidoreductase → MDNICGWIAQAGNSPARGRLSGAQKADWLVIGAGITGLSAAHNLAQLHPQARIVVVDRQSAAQGASARNSGFVVAHEHPADSELIGAAGFAGFEVDTAISRAASEEVRQRIARHAIDCDFRDSGYFFAVNDPAKLNQVDAKLATLRALGARAEFLQGEALSQKLGTRHYQAAIWCGNGNALLQPAKYVKGLLNALPDNVTVFENTDISGLERVGLGRLRAQSAEGSIEAKQVLVCLNAFIPRVGINDSATFPMELSASLTRPLTDQEFAAIGSVEPWGVLSTRPLGATVRLTPDRRVMIRNTAEYRTRDLSSSELVLRRQHHVRGLQRRFPFLGEQDIRYTWTGHLSATRSGQAYFDRVEEGVFAVAGCNGSGVARGTLWGRLLAELASGVDSPLLQSVMQRAEPGWLPPRPFFDIGAMLRMRVEAVRARTEI, encoded by the coding sequence ATGGACAATATCTGTGGCTGGATCGCGCAAGCCGGAAACTCCCCGGCACGCGGTCGCCTGAGCGGGGCGCAAAAAGCCGACTGGCTGGTGATCGGGGCCGGCATCACCGGGCTCAGCGCCGCGCATAACCTCGCGCAATTGCATCCCCAGGCGCGGATTGTGGTGGTGGATCGGCAATCGGCGGCGCAGGGCGCGTCGGCGCGCAACTCGGGATTCGTCGTCGCCCATGAGCACCCGGCCGACAGCGAACTGATCGGCGCCGCAGGTTTTGCCGGGTTTGAAGTCGACACGGCGATTTCCCGCGCCGCCAGCGAAGAAGTCCGACAGCGGATTGCCCGACACGCCATCGACTGCGATTTTCGCGACAGTGGGTATTTCTTTGCCGTGAACGATCCGGCCAAGCTCAATCAGGTCGATGCAAAACTGGCCACGCTGCGCGCCCTAGGTGCCCGCGCCGAGTTTCTGCAAGGCGAAGCGCTGAGCCAGAAGCTCGGCACTCGCCACTACCAAGCTGCGATCTGGTGCGGCAACGGCAATGCGCTGCTGCAACCGGCCAAATACGTGAAGGGCTTGCTCAATGCGCTTCCGGACAACGTCACGGTGTTCGAGAACACCGACATTTCGGGTCTTGAGCGTGTTGGCCTGGGACGTTTACGCGCTCAAAGCGCCGAAGGCAGTATCGAGGCCAAGCAAGTGCTGGTGTGCCTCAACGCGTTTATTCCCCGCGTCGGCATCAACGACAGCGCCACGTTCCCGATGGAGTTGAGCGCCAGTCTCACGCGTCCGCTCACGGATCAGGAATTCGCGGCCATCGGTTCGGTCGAGCCGTGGGGTGTGCTGTCGACCCGGCCGCTGGGCGCGACCGTGCGGTTGACCCCGGATCGCCGGGTGATGATCCGCAACACCGCCGAATACCGCACGCGAGACCTGTCCAGCAGCGAGCTGGTCTTGCGTCGGCAACACCATGTGCGCGGTCTGCAACGGCGTTTTCCGTTCCTCGGCGAGCAAGACATTCGCTACACCTGGACCGGTCACCTGAGTGCGACCCGCAGCGGCCAGGCGTATTTCGACCGTGTTGAGGAGGGCGTTTTCGCCGTGGCCGGTTGCAACGGCTCGGGCGTGGCGCGCGGAACCCTGTGGGGTCGGCTGTTGGCGGAACTGGCGTCAGGCGTCGACTCGCCATTACTGCAATCGGTGATGCAACGGGCCGAACCCGGCTGGCTGCCGCCGCGACCTTTCTTCGATATCGGTGCCATGCTTCGCATGCGCGTGGAGGCGGTCAGGGCCAGAACAGAAATCTGA